A stretch of DNA from Nitrospira sp.:
TCGTTGAGCTTCATAGCCCGTTCGAGATTGACCGGCATACCTACGGCGAAACCGCCGAGCGTCGTGACGGAAAGGGTCTCAGGCGAAACTTCCACCGAAAAGTCGCGCTCGCTTCGTGAGACCACCGTCAGACAAATTCCGTTGACACTCACGCTGTCACCGATTTTGAGATCACTCATCACCGTCGAGGCCAAGATCGTGAGCTTGGCTCCGGACAGGGACTTGTTCATCACCGTAATTGCGCCCATTTCTTCGACAATACCGGTAAACATCAGTCTTCTTTCCTCATAATGATCTGTTTCACCACATAGACGAACAGGACGAGTAATACCACCACGCCTATAATAGCCAGCCCACCGATAACCAGATTTTCCGTCGCCATTTCCTTCATAAGACGCCCATTATAGCCCACCCATTCTCACGATGGTACGGTCTCCAGTCGTGAGATTGTCACCCAAAACACGCCAGCTGCAACCAATTGGATCCCGGCAATAATAGCAAAGGCCATGGGATAACTCAGATTCGCAATCAGCAAACCGGCCAGCAACGGACCACTGGCATGGCCGATGTCCATGATCGTCCCCTGCATACCCATACCGGCGCCGAGCCGCTTGAACTCCGAACTGTCTGCGACAAGGGCTGACGAAGACGATGAGACGACGGCCTCACCGAACCCAAACCCGGCGGACAACAAGAGGAGAATGGGAAACAGCGAGACAAATGGAATACAGACGAAGGTTCCCGCGCAAATACACAGCCCAAGGACAATCAGCGGCTGACGGCCGACCCGATCGGATACCCGGCCCATAATTGGCTTCGAAAAGAAAGAGGTGCCGGCCTGCATGGTGAATAGAAGACCAACTTCTCCCGGGTTCAAACCGGCCGACACTCCGTACAGCGGGAGAAACGCCATCAAAGCACCGTTCGCGATCATCTTGGCCGCATCGGTCACACTGGTAATCAACACCTTGCGATTCTTGGCGACGGCAGCGAACCCTTTCCACATCTTGGACAGCACGACAGCCATCCCCTGCTCTTTCCGCTGGGGCACCGCAACGTCAAGATGCAGGCTATAGAACAACAGCATGCCGATACAGCCGAAAATGCCGGATGTGATGAACGCCGTCGAGAACCCAGCCGCATGGATGAGATATCCCCCGAGAAAGGGACCCAGCAGTGAGCCTGACTGCGTGCAGGCCGTATAGGTCCCGAGCGCTGCGCCACGCCGTTCACGGTAGAGCTCCGCCACGGTCGCCAGGGCACTTGGTGCGAAGATAGCCGTCGCAAGGCCGTGCAAAAACCGAAGCGCCGTCAATGCATCCACATCCGTAATGAAGGGATAGAGAAACGGAGGCAACCCGAAGGCTACTACACCAATTTTGAGCAACACACGCCGTCCATAGATATCCGAAAGGGCGCCGGACGGCAGTTTCAGCAGCACACCCGTGAGGGTTGACACGGATACGATCAGACCAATCCGTTCCGGACTCGCACCGAGCGATTCGGCAAATAGGGAAAGTGCCGGCATCCGCACCATGTTGTAGCTGATGAAGGAAAAGATGCCGACCGTGCAGATCAGCATAAAGCTGCGTGAGGTCGTCATGGGATGGTGTTGGCAGGCGAGATCGCCTGAGTGGAATCGAGTGGAGGGCCGAGCACTGTTCTCAAAAACGCCAGATGCTGCTCAGGCAACGACGGGGGCTGTTCCGCTTCACGCAACACACGGGAAGGTTGCTGTCGTATGGCTACGCCTAATCGATGGACGGTCTCAACTCCCTTCTGGAGTTTGCTCGTCACCATGCCGCGTATCAGCGGGTGCAGAAAGGACACCAATCCTGACAGGAACAGATTGTCCAATTTGGTATAGGCCACAATCGTACTGTCCATGTCTTCGTTCCCCAGATGATCTCGCACCACAGCCATTCGGAGAAACACGACGGCCTTCCCTCTGATATGCGGCAGCAACCGACTTTCATGAGAGCCGTCCAATAAGTAAATCCGAGACTCCGCATCCTCATAGACAAGGGTCACAAATCCCTTCGTCCCTTCCCCATCATCGCCCCAGAATCGTCGCTCTCCCCAGGCTTGAGAATGATACGAACCGAGACCAAGGCGACGAATCAATGTGGCGGCAAACGGTGGCTCACCAAGCAGGTATCGATAGAGTGGCTCTGACATGGCCACTCGGATGGGACCGACCCGGGTAACTGTCGTATGCGACTTAATAATCGTGTGAAGCTGGCAGGTCCATTTCGAAGGAATCCGCTCAACCGGAAACGTCAGGTCTCCATGAACGGGTGAAAGACTGCAGCTCTCTGCTCGTACCGTCCCAGCGAAGAACACGAGGGCGACTCCCAGCAGAAGAGCCCATCGGCATGAACCCTGTTCCCAGGTGAAGACCTTTGCCAC
This window harbors:
- a CDS encoding MFS transporter, which translates into the protein MTTSRSFMLICTVGIFSFISYNMVRMPALSLFAESLGASPERIGLIVSVSTLTGVLLKLPSGALSDIYGRRVLLKIGVVAFGLPPFLYPFITDVDALTALRFLHGLATAIFAPSALATVAELYRERRGAALGTYTACTQSGSLLGPFLGGYLIHAAGFSTAFITSGIFGCIGMLLFYSLHLDVAVPQRKEQGMAVVLSKMWKGFAAVAKNRKVLITSVTDAAKMIANGALMAFLPLYGVSAGLNPGEVGLLFTMQAGTSFFSKPIMGRVSDRVGRQPLIVLGLCICAGTFVCIPFVSLFPILLLLSAGFGFGEAVVSSSSSALVADSSEFKRLGAGMGMQGTIMDIGHASGPLLAGLLIANLSYPMAFAIIAGIQLVAAGVFWVTISRLETVPS